In Monodelphis domestica isolate mMonDom1 chromosome 3, mMonDom1.pri, whole genome shotgun sequence, the following proteins share a genomic window:
- the RITA1 gene encoding RBPJ-interacting and tubulin-associated protein 1 — protein sequence MSNIMKASVELTINGIQALQLQHKGRGGYRVKSSTSFVDETLFGTPLGTRPALPEFDPPWAEKAWPGKTVPLTPNKKEAKWTLDSYPSRGSSSIHPPSRGNNCISPRTPRKKNKYRLIGHKSSYCDETLFGTQGKGGSPRKVPWIKLEEIPRLEPLFWTPPSVPWDSCSPRPKETPLRAIHPMVSSMPKNRSKSDIWHRPLERLDSLGPLQKGYSQSLTHLNGSSTRHPLTTNTPHQGRQREAWVQSAVVTFRSPLVTPTPRARSISFSEPGTHQKYLAAPKPKPPWK from the exons ATGAGCAACATCATGAAAGCCTCAGTGGAGCTCACCATCAATGGGATACAGGCCCTCCAGCTTCAACACAAAGGCAGGGGTGGCTACCGGGTCAAGTCCAGCACATCATTCGTGGATGAAACTTTGTTTGGCACGCCTTTGGGGACTCGGCCAGCACTGCCAGAGTTTGACCCTCCCTGGGCAGAGAAGGCTTGGCCTGGGAAGACAGTGCCATTAACTCCtaataaaaaggaagcaaaatggaCCCTGGATTCATATCCCTCTAGAGGCAGCAGCAGTATCCATCCTCCATCCAGGGGCAACAACTGCATCTCTCCTCGTACAcccaggaagaaaaataaatacag GCTTATCGGCCACAAGTCATCCTACTGTGATGAGACCCTCTTCGGCACACAAGGGAAGGGGGGATCCCCCAGGAAGGTACCATGGATAAAGCTGGAGGAGATTCCAAGACTCGAGCCCCTCTTCTGGACCCCACCATCAGTGCCCTGGGATAGTTGCTCACCCCGTCCTAAGGAGACCCCACTGCGGGCCATTCACCCCATGGTTTCCTCTATGCCAAAGAACAGGAGCAAGTCAGACATTTGGCATAGGCCCCTGGAGAGGTTGGACTCTCTAGGGCCCCTCCAGAAGGGGTATTCCCAGTCACTCACCCATCTGAATGGCTCCTCTACAAGGCACCCTCTAACCACCAATACCCCACACCAGGGCAGGCAGCGAGAAGCTTGGGTTCAGTCAGCTGTGGTGACTTTTCGGAGTCCACTGGTGACCCCCACCCCCAGGGCTCGTTCCATCAGCTTCTCAGAACCAGGTACTCACCAGAAGTATTTAGCTGCCCCCAAGCCAAAGCCACCCTGGAAATGA